Proteins encoded within one genomic window of Actinoplanes octamycinicus:
- a CDS encoding trans-sulfuration enzyme family protein has product MTSSLHRDSLAVHAGRDDLTALGVHALPLDLSSTNPLPDILSGGDSYEAMATGGRPVPEGGAVYARLWNPTVARFETALARLEHTDTAVAFGSGMAAMTAAILAHTTMTGRRHVVAVRPLYGGTDHLLATGLLGTEVSFCDEAQVGDAIRPDTGLIVLETPANPTLDLADIAAVTERAGPVPVLVDNTFATPVLQNPATLGAAMVLHSATKYLGGHGDVVGGVIACAEETAARLRQVRAVTGGLLHPLGGYLLHRGLATLPVRVRAQQATAARLAGWLAGHPAVDRVHYPGLDGDPRGLLGRQMHGTGAMLSVSLRGGFDAAARLTSGTRLFTHAVSLGGVDSLIQHPASLTHRPVAAEARPCAALVRISVGLEHCDDLLQDLEQALAATAGAPVTAATR; this is encoded by the coding sequence ATGACCAGCTCCCTGCACCGCGACTCGCTCGCCGTGCACGCCGGCCGCGACGACCTCACCGCGCTCGGCGTCCACGCCCTGCCCCTCGACCTCTCCTCGACCAATCCGCTGCCGGACATCCTGAGCGGCGGCGACTCCTACGAGGCGATGGCGACCGGCGGCCGTCCCGTGCCGGAGGGCGGCGCGGTCTACGCCCGGCTCTGGAACCCGACGGTGGCCCGGTTCGAGACCGCGCTGGCCCGCCTGGAGCACACCGACACCGCGGTGGCCTTCGGCTCCGGGATGGCGGCGATGACCGCGGCGATCCTGGCGCACACCACGATGACCGGCCGGCGCCACGTGGTCGCCGTCCGGCCGCTGTACGGCGGCACCGACCACCTGCTGGCCACCGGCCTGCTCGGCACCGAGGTGAGCTTCTGCGACGAGGCGCAGGTCGGCGACGCCATCCGGCCGGACACCGGGCTGATCGTCCTGGAGACCCCGGCCAACCCGACCCTGGACCTGGCCGACATCGCGGCCGTCACCGAGCGGGCCGGCCCCGTCCCGGTGCTCGTCGACAACACCTTCGCCACCCCGGTGCTGCAGAACCCGGCCACGCTGGGGGCGGCGATGGTGCTGCACAGCGCCACCAAGTACCTCGGCGGGCACGGCGACGTGGTCGGCGGGGTGATCGCCTGCGCCGAGGAGACCGCCGCCCGGCTGCGCCAGGTCCGCGCGGTCACCGGCGGCCTGCTCCACCCGCTCGGCGGCTACCTGCTGCACCGGGGCCTGGCGACGCTGCCCGTCCGGGTCCGCGCCCAGCAGGCCACCGCGGCCCGGCTCGCCGGCTGGCTGGCCGGGCACCCGGCCGTCGACCGGGTCCACTACCCCGGCCTGGACGGCGACCCCCGCGGCCTGCTCGGCCGCCAGATGCACGGCACCGGCGCGATGCTCTCGGTCAGCCTGCGCGGCGGGTTCGACGCCGCCGCCCGGCTCACCTCCGGGACCCGGCTGTTCACCCACGCCGTCTCGCTGGGCGGGGTCGACTCGCTGATCCAGCACCCGGCGTCGCTCACCCACCGGCCGGTCGCCGCCGAGGCCCGGCCGTGCGCCGCGCTGGTGAGAATCTCCGTCGGCCTGGAACACTGCGACGACCTGCTGCAGGATCTGGAACAGGCGCTCGCGGCCACCGCCGGGGCGCCGGTCACCGCTGCCACCCGTTAG
- a CDS encoding extracellular catalytic domain type 1 short-chain-length polyhydroxyalkanoate depolymerase has protein sequence MNKLFAYAVRTVTLSLLVVAPAAASLGAPAAAGPACRRTAGPGEQTLTVPFAGVDYPVTVYVPAGARTTKRLPLVVNLHGTQSTGGNQLRYSDMASAADRDGFLVVAPSGNIPAAAGFAWNVPGVGTPPAGARDDVAFLAEVVTTAVRSLCGDPARVHGTGYSGGGRMISAFACARADLLAAIAPVAGLRAGRPDPLDPARVDPASCRPSRPVPVLTFHGEQDGTNPYQGGGSPYWQYSVAVARQRWAELNGCRDGARTVAVSAHVTRTSYRKCRGRADVTLYTVADGGHTWPGTPVDNGNGTVTREIDANALMWDFFQRHRH, from the coding sequence ATGAACAAGCTGTTCGCGTACGCGGTGCGCACCGTGACGCTGTCCTTGCTGGTCGTGGCGCCCGCCGCGGCTTCGCTCGGGGCGCCCGCCGCGGCGGGCCCGGCATGCCGCCGGACCGCCGGCCCGGGCGAGCAGACGCTGACCGTCCCGTTCGCCGGCGTCGACTACCCGGTCACCGTCTACGTCCCGGCCGGCGCGCGGACCACCAAGCGCCTGCCCCTGGTCGTCAACCTGCACGGCACGCAGAGCACCGGCGGCAACCAGCTCCGCTACAGCGACATGGCGTCCGCGGCCGACCGGGACGGCTTCCTGGTCGTCGCGCCGAGCGGGAACATCCCGGCCGCCGCCGGCTTCGCCTGGAACGTGCCCGGGGTGGGCACTCCCCCGGCCGGCGCCCGGGACGACGTCGCCTTCCTCGCCGAGGTGGTCACGACCGCGGTCCGGTCGCTGTGCGGCGACCCGGCCCGGGTCCACGGCACCGGCTACTCCGGCGGCGGCCGGATGATCTCGGCGTTCGCCTGCGCCCGCGCCGACCTGCTCGCCGCGATCGCGCCGGTGGCCGGGCTGCGCGCCGGGCGGCCGGACCCGCTCGACCCGGCGAGGGTGGATCCGGCGTCGTGCCGCCCGTCCCGGCCGGTGCCGGTCCTCACCTTTCACGGCGAGCAGGACGGGACCAACCCGTACCAGGGTGGCGGGTCGCCCTACTGGCAGTACTCGGTGGCGGTGGCGCGGCAGCGCTGGGCCGAACTGAACGGGTGCCGGGACGGGGCCCGCACGGTCGCGGTCAGCGCGCACGTGACGCGGACGTCGTACCGGAAATGCCGTGGTCGTGCCGACGTCACGCTCTACACCGTGGCGGACGGCGGCCACACCTGGCCGGGCACCCCGGTCGACAACGGCAACGGCACGGTCACCCGGGAGATCGACGCCAACGCCCTGATGTGGGACTTCTTCCAGCGCCACCGCCACTGA
- a CDS encoding LacI family DNA-binding transcriptional regulator: MTQAQRRVGMVLARASRVLGEEPFYHEFIEGLERVLTPAGVSVLVKVVTDRQAETETYERWAGRRRIDGVILVDLAPDDDRVALVDRLGLPAVVLGAPSAASGLPTVWTDDAGYARDAVRFLAGRGHRVIGHISGPLSFVHSRLRREGAQAEAAEREVTLVQAEGDYSYESGRAAVDELLARKPTAIVCDNDLMALAALDALRERGLAVPSEMSVVAWDDSPLCQLATPPLSAISHDVAGIGEIAARAMLDAMDGRPPAVYQAPLAHLVARESTS; this comes from the coding sequence GTGACACAGGCGCAACGGCGGGTCGGGATGGTTCTCGCGCGGGCCTCGCGGGTGCTCGGCGAGGAGCCGTTCTACCACGAGTTCATCGAGGGCCTGGAGCGGGTGCTGACGCCGGCCGGGGTCTCCGTGCTGGTCAAGGTGGTGACCGACCGGCAGGCGGAGACCGAGACGTACGAGCGCTGGGCCGGGCGCCGGCGGATCGACGGCGTGATCCTGGTCGACCTGGCGCCGGACGACGACCGGGTCGCCCTGGTCGACCGGCTCGGCCTGCCCGCGGTGGTGCTGGGCGCCCCGTCCGCGGCCTCCGGGCTGCCGACGGTGTGGACCGACGACGCCGGTTACGCGCGGGACGCGGTCCGGTTCCTGGCCGGGCGCGGGCACCGGGTGATCGGGCACATCAGCGGGCCGCTCTCCTTCGTGCACAGCCGGCTGCGCCGGGAGGGCGCGCAGGCCGAGGCGGCGGAGCGGGAGGTGACGCTGGTGCAGGCCGAGGGCGATTATTCGTACGAGTCGGGCCGCGCCGCGGTCGACGAGCTGCTCGCCCGCAAACCCACCGCGATCGTCTGCGACAACGACCTGATGGCCCTGGCCGCCCTGGACGCGCTGCGCGAGCGCGGGCTCGCCGTCCCGTCCGAGATGTCGGTGGTGGCCTGGGACGACTCGCCGCTGTGCCAGCTCGCCACCCCGCCGCTCTCCGCGATCAGCCACGACGTGGCCGGCATCGGCGAGATCGCCGCCCGCGCCATGCTGGACGCGATGGACGGCCGCCCCCCGGCGGTCTACCAGGCGCCGCTGGCCCACCTGGTGGCCCGGGAGAGCACGAGTTAG
- a CDS encoding VOC family protein, giving the protein MTETIPAADGKYTTNGTPHGATRLTPFLVIPEARAALDFYQEIFGARLVDVTEFGGAVGHAVLDFGDGLLQLGQPSPEYGLVPPPGGDQDCYSIGLYCPDVDAVVARAEAAGATIREAPTTFVSGDRFASIRDPFGVRWSVMTRVEDLSEEESARRVADWAAQQTQAAQ; this is encoded by the coding sequence ATGACCGAGACGATTCCCGCAGCTGATGGCAAGTACACGACGAACGGCACGCCGCACGGCGCCACCCGCCTGACCCCGTTCCTGGTCATCCCGGAGGCCCGGGCCGCCCTCGACTTCTACCAGGAGATCTTCGGGGCGCGGCTGGTCGACGTGACCGAGTTCGGCGGCGCGGTGGGGCACGCCGTCCTCGACTTCGGTGACGGCCTGCTCCAGCTCGGCCAGCCGTCGCCGGAGTACGGCCTGGTCCCGCCGCCCGGCGGGGACCAGGACTGCTACTCGATCGGGCTGTACTGCCCGGATGTCGACGCGGTGGTGGCCCGGGCCGAGGCGGCCGGCGCGACGATCCGCGAGGCGCCGACCACCTTCGTGTCCGGTGACCGGTTCGCCAGCATCCGGGACCCGTTCGGGGTGCGCTGGTCGGTGATGACCCGGGTCGAGGACCTGTCCGAGGAGGAGAGCGCACGCCGGGTGGCGGACTGGGCCGCGCAGCAGACGCAGGCGGCCCAGTAG
- a CDS encoding RNA polymerase sigma factor: MRTDCDTDARLIEEASQAPERFTALFDRHHQAIYAYVARRLGPDLAEDVASETFLIAFDRRQTFDAEHGEVRPWLFGIASNLVARHVRAETRRYKALARAGGQDRGTEYGLIDGVAGRLDAAAVRGRLAEALRRLPEPVRAVLLLVAWAGLNQQEAAAALGIPAGTARSRLHRARQAMREALGAEIEMEE; encoded by the coding sequence GTGAGAACTGACTGCGACACCGATGCGCGCCTCATCGAGGAGGCGAGCCAGGCGCCCGAGCGGTTCACCGCCCTGTTCGACCGGCACCATCAGGCGATCTACGCGTACGTGGCCCGGCGGCTCGGCCCGGACCTGGCCGAGGACGTCGCCTCGGAGACCTTCCTGATCGCCTTCGACCGGCGGCAGACCTTCGACGCGGAGCACGGGGAGGTGCGGCCGTGGCTGTTCGGCATCGCCTCCAACCTTGTCGCCCGGCACGTCCGCGCGGAAACGCGTCGCTACAAGGCTCTGGCCCGGGCCGGCGGGCAGGACCGCGGCACCGAGTACGGGCTGATCGACGGGGTCGCCGGCCGGCTCGACGCGGCCGCCGTCCGGGGCCGGCTCGCCGAGGCGTTGCGGAGGTTGCCGGAGCCGGTCCGCGCGGTGCTGCTGCTGGTCGCCTGGGCCGGGCTCAACCAGCAGGAGGCCGCGGCGGCGCTGGGGATCCCGGCCGGGACCGCCCGGTCCCGGCTGCACCGGGCCCGGCAGGCGATGCGGGAGGCGCTCGGCGCCGAGATCGAGATGGAGGAGTGA
- a CDS encoding glycosyl hydrolase, whose product MRIPRPVWAVGAALALLGAGMVHNAPEASAFAATPKSTVINYLKSITGTSIVSGQHNKEPASNPGQYTAQVKAITGQYPGLWGGDMMFTSTDIANRQSVINQAKTEWANGSLVALTWHACSPTVGATCNFDGGVKTTISDAQFQQIVTGGTALNTTWRSRMAAVVPYLKQLKDAGIPVLWRPFHEMNESWNWWGHRPGANGSAKIYQQMRDYFDSQGLDNLIWVWNVQDNPTANWAQYYPGSNYVDVVTLDAWYKSYPSSSDYAQIQSIAAGKPIAIAEMGKVPTATLLNSQPKWAWFMIWSEQLRGSNTNAEIQTAYFLPRVLNQGEVRF is encoded by the coding sequence ATGAGAATCCCCCGTCCCGTCTGGGCCGTCGGCGCCGCTCTCGCGCTGCTCGGCGCGGGCATGGTCCACAACGCGCCGGAGGCGTCGGCGTTCGCGGCCACCCCCAAGTCCACCGTCATCAACTACCTGAAGTCGATCACTGGCACGTCGATCGTCTCCGGCCAGCACAACAAGGAGCCGGCCAGCAACCCCGGCCAGTACACCGCGCAGGTCAAGGCGATCACCGGGCAGTACCCCGGCCTGTGGGGCGGCGACATGATGTTCACCAGCACCGACATCGCCAACCGGCAGAGCGTGATCAACCAGGCGAAGACCGAGTGGGCGAACGGCTCGCTGGTCGCGCTCACCTGGCACGCCTGCTCGCCGACCGTCGGCGCCACCTGCAACTTCGACGGCGGCGTGAAGACCACCATCTCGGACGCGCAGTTCCAGCAGATCGTCACCGGCGGCACCGCGCTCAACACCACGTGGCGCAGCCGGATGGCCGCCGTGGTGCCCTACCTGAAGCAGCTCAAGGACGCCGGGATCCCGGTGCTGTGGCGGCCGTTCCACGAGATGAACGAGAGCTGGAACTGGTGGGGTCACCGGCCCGGCGCCAACGGCTCCGCCAAGATCTACCAGCAGATGCGGGACTACTTCGACAGCCAGGGCCTGGACAACCTGATCTGGGTGTGGAACGTCCAGGACAACCCGACCGCCAACTGGGCGCAGTACTACCCGGGCAGCAACTACGTCGACGTGGTGACGCTCGACGCCTGGTACAAGAGCTACCCGTCGTCCTCGGACTACGCCCAGATCCAGTCGATCGCGGCGGGCAAGCCGATCGCGATCGCCGAGATGGGCAAGGTGCCGACCGCCACGCTGCTGAACAGCCAGCCGAAGTGGGCCTGGTTCATGATCTGGTCCGAGCAGCTGCGCGGCAGCAACACCAACGCCGAGATCCAGACGGCGTACTTCCTGCCGCGCGTCCTCAACCAGGGCGAAGTCCGCTTCTGA
- a CDS encoding AraC family transcriptional regulator encodes MPQPRGVLYPARLPTFDRLPAPEPVASLVRWFWIPEWRIQPGRTSRQQVIAFPACNLVVEPGGVGLAGPTTRTSFRDLTGSGWAVGALLRPAAVPHFAADPAGLRDAYRQVDLAVLHTAVREVMSGPGDGPDRRRRAVEVFSAWLAAEVPPPDHEGLLANTMAEVIDSDPAIRTVADAAARLAVSARSLQRLAHRYVGLTPSMMIRRRRLQEAAERLRTEPETTLAVVAADLGYSDHAHLANEFRSVLGLTLSGYREQVT; translated from the coding sequence ATGCCGCAGCCCCGGGGCGTGCTCTACCCGGCGCGGCTGCCCACCTTCGACCGGCTCCCGGCGCCCGAGCCGGTGGCGTCGCTGGTGCGCTGGTTCTGGATCCCGGAGTGGCGGATCCAGCCCGGCCGGACGTCGCGTCAGCAGGTGATCGCCTTCCCGGCCTGCAACCTGGTCGTCGAGCCCGGCGGGGTCGGCCTGGCCGGGCCGACCACCCGCACGTCCTTCCGGGACCTGACCGGCTCCGGCTGGGCGGTCGGGGCCCTGCTGCGACCGGCGGCGGTGCCGCACTTCGCCGCCGACCCGGCGGGGCTGCGCGACGCGTACCGTCAGGTGGATCTCGCGGTCCTGCACACGGCGGTCCGTGAGGTGATGAGCGGACCCGGGGACGGGCCGGACCGGCGTCGCCGGGCGGTCGAGGTGTTCAGTGCCTGGCTGGCCGCCGAGGTGCCGCCGCCGGACCACGAGGGGCTGCTGGCGAACACGATGGCCGAGGTGATCGACTCCGATCCGGCGATCCGCACGGTCGCCGACGCGGCCGCCCGGCTGGCGGTCTCGGCCAGGTCGCTGCAGCGGCTCGCGCACCGCTACGTCGGGCTGACCCCGTCCATGATGATCCGCCGGCGGCGGCTGCAGGAGGCGGCCGAGCGGCTGCGCACCGAGCCGGAGACGACGCTGGCCGTGGTCGCCGCCGACCTCGGTTACAGCGACCACGCGCATCTCGCCAACGAGTTCCGGTCGGTGCTCGGCCTGACCCTGAGCGGTTACCGCGAGCAGGTCACCTAG
- a CDS encoding CU044_5270 family protein, with protein MDEMRVLREAFGPDASPSPEARQRARAALAGRIGGRRRAGRRFSFRIPIAVGMAGAATVAVAFAVAHRTVAPVTPPVALPSTARQEPGGGGMPYLRPVSAAQYLENAAWTAERQQWTDPAPDQFMYVETRELRNPAGYENENPNGSLLPGRAKYRTIQEWNRLDGEVWAKTRNTGRIEVLEKGKNGMSWGRIDWSRLTGLTTPEKIQAFYDDPGPTSMDPEALVGQYVLPPKVEAAFFRYLAQQPGMKVNNDAVNIDGRPAIGMGRIEEGYLSRELLFDKQTYRLIGDRLIAVADEREGHDDGFPATRKGDVLRQVIYTRQVIVDRLFDTR; from the coding sequence ATGGACGAGATGAGGGTGCTGCGCGAGGCTTTCGGCCCGGACGCCTCGCCGTCTCCGGAGGCGCGGCAGCGGGCCCGGGCGGCCCTCGCCGGCCGGATCGGCGGGCGCCGCCGGGCCGGGCGCCGCTTCTCCTTCCGGATCCCGATCGCGGTCGGGATGGCCGGCGCCGCGACCGTGGCGGTGGCCTTCGCGGTCGCCCACCGGACCGTCGCGCCGGTGACCCCGCCGGTGGCCCTGCCGTCGACGGCGCGCCAGGAGCCGGGCGGCGGCGGCATGCCCTACCTGCGCCCGGTCAGCGCCGCGCAGTACCTGGAGAACGCGGCGTGGACCGCCGAGCGGCAGCAGTGGACCGACCCGGCACCGGACCAGTTCATGTATGTCGAGACCCGCGAGCTGCGCAACCCGGCGGGCTACGAGAACGAGAACCCGAACGGCAGCCTGCTGCCCGGCCGGGCGAAGTACCGGACGATCCAGGAGTGGAACCGGCTGGACGGTGAGGTGTGGGCCAAGACCCGGAACACCGGCCGGATCGAGGTGCTCGAGAAGGGCAAGAACGGCATGAGCTGGGGCCGGATCGACTGGTCCCGGCTGACCGGCTTGACCACGCCGGAGAAGATCCAGGCCTTCTACGACGATCCCGGCCCGACCTCGATGGACCCGGAGGCGCTGGTCGGCCAGTACGTGCTGCCGCCGAAGGTCGAGGCGGCCTTCTTCCGCTACCTGGCCCAGCAGCCGGGCATGAAGGTGAACAACGACGCGGTCAACATCGACGGCCGGCCGGCGATCGGCATGGGCCGGATCGAGGAGGGCTACCTGTCCCGGGAGCTGCTCTTCGACAAGCAGACCTACCGGCTGATCGGGGACCGGCTGATCGCGGTGGCCGACGAGCGCGAGGGGCACGACGACGGCTTCCCGGCCACCCGCAAGGGCGACGTGCTGCGCCAGGTGATCTACACCAGACAGGTCATCGTCGACCGGCTTTTCGACACTAGGTGA
- a CDS encoding ROK family transcriptional regulator translates to MARRETSVAGPGSRALVVDVVRSAVSISRVELAERTGLTQPSISNIVRDLIADGVIHETGSADSIRGKPRKLLAITAANRFGIGFQLGPETVTCVAIDLTGGVVGREVVPFDGGDLADRLAERFDDFIADLDLPRDRIEGLAVVAPTARPGDEDTGPAWAAVRAALTERLGVPVLVENDAAAAALGEFWSRRVSREQAFGSVYLSSGIGAGLVFGGALHRGASFDAGELGHVSIAYDGLPCPCGNRGCVERYASMAATVDAARAAGLPVEQKTVFSAYDAIAHAAVSGDPDAFAVIDRAAGYLSVAVTSMVNLLDLGRVVLTGPGMAVAGSIYARRLRAALAAGAHARHRHEIVVELSAQPRDAAGIGAAALVVQASIAPGHTAADVL, encoded by the coding sequence ATGGCGCGCCGAGAAACCTCCGTGGCCGGGCCGGGCAGTCGCGCCCTCGTCGTGGACGTGGTCCGCTCGGCGGTCTCGATCAGCCGGGTGGAGCTCGCCGAGCGCACCGGCCTCACCCAGCCGTCGATCTCCAACATCGTGCGCGACCTGATCGCCGACGGGGTGATCCACGAGACCGGATCGGCCGATTCGATCCGCGGCAAGCCGCGCAAGCTGCTCGCGATCACCGCGGCCAACCGGTTCGGCATCGGTTTCCAGCTCGGGCCGGAGACGGTGACCTGCGTGGCGATCGACCTGACCGGTGGCGTGGTGGGGCGTGAGGTGGTCCCGTTCGACGGCGGCGACCTGGCGGACCGGCTGGCCGAGCGGTTCGACGACTTCATCGCCGACCTGGACCTGCCCCGGGACCGGATCGAGGGGCTGGCCGTGGTGGCACCGACCGCCCGGCCGGGCGACGAGGACACCGGCCCGGCCTGGGCCGCCGTCCGGGCCGCGCTGACCGAGCGGCTGGGCGTCCCGGTGCTGGTGGAGAACGACGCGGCGGCCGCGGCGCTGGGCGAGTTCTGGAGCCGGCGGGTGTCCCGGGAGCAGGCGTTCGGCAGCGTCTACCTGTCCTCCGGGATCGGCGCCGGGCTGGTCTTCGGCGGGGCGCTGCACCGGGGCGCGAGCTTCGACGCCGGCGAGCTCGGGCACGTGTCGATCGCGTACGACGGCCTGCCCTGCCCGTGCGGCAACCGCGGCTGCGTCGAGCGTTACGCCTCGATGGCGGCCACCGTCGACGCGGCGCGCGCGGCCGGCCTGCCGGTCGAGCAGAAGACCGTGTTCAGCGCGTACGACGCGATCGCGCACGCCGCGGTCAGCGGCGACCCGGACGCCTTCGCGGTGATCGACCGGGCGGCCGGCTATCTGAGCGTCGCGGTCACCTCGATGGTGAACCTGCTCGACCTGGGCCGGGTGGTGCTGACCGGGCCGGGGATGGCGGTGGCCGGTTCGATCTACGCCCGCCGGCTGCGTGCCGCGCTGGCCGCCGGCGCGCACGCCCGGCACCGCCACGAGATCGTCGTGGAGCTGTCCGCGCAGCCCCGGGACGCGGCCGGGATCGGCGCGGCGGCGCTGGTGGTGCAGGCGTCGATCGCTCCCGGGCACACCGCCGCCGACGTGCTGTGA
- a CDS encoding transketolase-like TK C-terminal-containing protein, whose protein sequence is MNHRPTAEHPDAATLREIARRVLWLSASIVDAANAGRPNDSGVKVGGHQASSASMVDIMVALWFAELTSRDRVSVKPHASPVLHAVNYLLGDLDEAYLPRLRAQGGLQSYPSRRKDPGTVDFSTGSVGIGATAALWAAMAHRYLGSRFTEAPAGGRFVSLLGDAELDEGAIWEAVMDPAVAKLGELLWVVDLNRQSLDRVVPDIQIAKLQGMFAAAGWQVVVLKWGRVISRLFERPGGPALRARLEAMPNEEYQRMLRVEPAEIAGRILAGGAPSADSPELKALLDEIPPDELAAAVRDLGGHDLGLLVDTFRGVDQHRPSVVFAYTVKGRGLPTEGHPNNHSALLSPAQMDALAVSCGMDRQAPWQRFAPGTAAGELCRQRAEVLRREPVAPTAPLPVPAELGHGYRKPTSTQAALGRLLADLPRDAPEAAARVVTCSPDVASSTNLGGWINKTGVWSVEDRHDWFADDAERVLRWQENSNGQHIELGIAEVNLVSLLGELGATWSRWGERLIPIATLYDPFVTRALEPWSYGIYAGGQSILVGTPSGVTLAPEGGAHQSITTPSIGLEQPECVAWEPAFAQDLEWCFLHAMSGVGVAGGSSAYFRLSTRPIDPRLARVPDDPALRERRRRQAVAGGYRLPAAHAPGDEQVTLVGVGAIMPEVLAAADALAEQGVPAGVVCLTSPDLVFRSFQQRGSRTAGVGGGILDELFPAAQPAPLVTVHDGHPHTLAFLAAARGDRIRCLGVTAFGQSTSLADAYRLHGIDSGSIVDAALTVVGR, encoded by the coding sequence ATGAACCACCGGCCGACCGCCGAGCACCCCGACGCCGCCACCCTGCGCGAGATCGCCCGCCGCGTCCTGTGGCTGTCCGCGTCGATCGTCGACGCCGCGAACGCCGGCCGCCCCAACGACTCCGGCGTCAAGGTGGGCGGTCACCAGGCGTCCAGCGCCTCGATGGTGGACATCATGGTGGCCCTGTGGTTCGCCGAGCTGACCAGCCGGGACCGGGTGTCGGTCAAACCGCACGCCTCGCCGGTGCTGCACGCCGTCAACTATCTGCTCGGCGACCTGGACGAGGCCTACCTGCCGCGGCTGCGGGCCCAGGGCGGCCTGCAGTCCTACCCGTCGCGGCGCAAGGACCCCGGCACGGTCGACTTCTCCACCGGATCGGTGGGCATCGGGGCGACCGCCGCGCTGTGGGCCGCCATGGCGCACCGCTATCTCGGCTCCCGGTTCACCGAGGCGCCGGCCGGCGGCCGGTTCGTCAGCCTGCTCGGCGATGCCGAGCTGGACGAGGGCGCGATCTGGGAAGCCGTGATGGACCCGGCCGTCGCCAAGCTCGGTGAGCTGCTCTGGGTCGTCGACCTCAACCGCCAGTCGCTGGACCGGGTGGTGCCGGACATCCAGATCGCCAAGCTGCAGGGCATGTTCGCCGCCGCGGGCTGGCAGGTCGTCGTGCTCAAGTGGGGCCGGGTGATCTCCCGGCTGTTCGAGCGCCCCGGCGGGCCGGCGCTGCGGGCCCGGCTGGAGGCGATGCCGAACGAGGAGTACCAGCGGATGCTGCGGGTCGAGCCCGCGGAGATCGCCGGCCGGATCCTGGCCGGTGGCGCGCCCTCGGCCGACTCCCCGGAGCTCAAGGCGCTGCTCGACGAGATCCCGCCGGACGAGCTCGCGGCCGCCGTCCGCGACCTCGGCGGTCACGACCTGGGCCTGCTGGTGGACACCTTCCGCGGCGTCGACCAGCACCGGCCCAGCGTGGTGTTCGCCTACACGGTCAAGGGCCGGGGCCTGCCGACCGAGGGCCACCCGAACAACCACTCGGCGCTGCTGTCGCCGGCGCAGATGGACGCCCTCGCGGTCTCCTGCGGGATGGATCGGCAGGCGCCGTGGCAGCGGTTCGCGCCCGGCACCGCCGCCGGCGAGCTGTGCCGGCAGCGGGCCGAGGTGCTTCGCCGCGAGCCGGTCGCGCCCACCGCGCCGCTCCCGGTGCCGGCCGAGCTGGGCCACGGCTACCGCAAGCCGACCAGCACCCAGGCCGCCCTCGGCAGGCTGCTGGCCGACCTGCCGCGCGACGCTCCGGAGGCCGCGGCCCGGGTCGTCACCTGCTCGCCGGACGTCGCCTCGTCCACCAACCTGGGCGGCTGGATCAACAAGACCGGCGTCTGGTCGGTGGAGGACCGGCACGACTGGTTCGCCGACGACGCCGAGCGGGTGCTGCGCTGGCAGGAGAACAGCAACGGCCAGCACATCGAGCTCGGCATCGCCGAGGTGAACCTGGTCTCCCTGCTGGGCGAGCTGGGCGCGACCTGGTCCCGCTGGGGTGAGCGGCTGATCCCGATCGCCACCCTCTACGACCCGTTCGTCACCCGCGCCCTGGAGCCCTGGTCCTACGGCATCTACGCCGGCGGCCAGTCGATCCTGGTCGGCACCCCGTCCGGGGTGACCCTGGCGCCGGAGGGCGGCGCCCATCAGTCGATCACCACCCCGTCGATCGGCCTGGAGCAGCCCGAGTGCGTCGCCTGGGAGCCGGCGTTCGCCCAGGATCTGGAGTGGTGCTTCCTGCACGCGATGAGCGGGGTCGGGGTGGCGGGCGGCTCGTCGGCCTACTTCCGGTTGTCCACCCGGCCGATCGACCCGCGGCTCGCCCGGGTGCCCGACGACCCGGCGCTGCGCGAACGCCGGCGCCGGCAGGCCGTCGCCGGCGGGTACCGGCTGCCCGCCGCGCACGCGCCGGGCGACGAGCAGGTCACCCTGGTCGGCGTCGGCGCGATCATGCCCGAGGTGCTGGCCGCCGCGGACGCGCTGGCCGAGCAGGGCGTCCCGGCCGGGGTGGTCTGCCTGACCAGCCCGGACCTGGTCTTCCGCTCGTTCCAGCAGCGCGGCAGCCGGACGGCCGGGGTGGGCGGCGGCATCCTGGACGAGCTGTTCCCGGCCGCCCAGCCGGCTCCGCTGGTCACCGTGCACGACGGCCATCCGCACACGCTGGCCTTCCTCGCCGCCGCCCGCGGTGACCGGATCCGCTGCCTCGGGGTGACCGCGTTCGGCCAGTCCACCAGCCTCGCGGACGCCTACCGCCTGCACGGCATCGACAGCGGCTCCATCGTCGACGCCGCGCTCACCGTGGTGGGCCGCTGA